tctgtatgtgggtatgtgcacctgAGTGTGGGAGTTCAGGCAGATGAGACGTTGCCGATCCCATCAGAAACTGAAATTAGATGGACTTGTGAGCCAAgggacttgggtgctgggaacccaaatctggtcttctgcaagaatagtaagaactcttaactgctgagctgactctaaccccccatccccaccccttttcttgtatttttactAAGTTACTGTGTCTAGCAAATTATTTTCTCCATGTTTCATTGGCAGGTGCAAATGTCCTCATCTTGGCTCTTTGGGGGGACAAAGGAGCCCCACACATGCAGGCCTTGCACTTCTGTTTTGCCTTGGGCGCCTTTCTGGCTCCCCTGCTGGCTAAGTTGGCCTGGGGTACAGCAGCATCTGCTCAGAACCACACCGAGTCCGACTTTAACTCTCTAGTGCTGAACCGATCCTCCAAAGCCGCCTCAGACTCTGTGTTCGCGGTACCCGATGACATGAATCTGCTGTGGGCATATGCTTCTATCGGCACCTACGTTTTAgtagtctctgtctttctgtttggtCTGTTTTGTAAGAAACATTCAAGGCAGGAAAAGTCCGCAGCATCAGCTCAGGGAGCTCGCAGGGCTAAGTATCACTGGGCCCTGctgtgcctcctcttcctcttcttcttcttctatgtgGGAGCCGAGGTGACCTATGGCTCTTACGTATTCTCCTTCGCCACCACCCACGTCGGCATGGAAGAGAGCGAGGCAGCTGGCTTGAACTCCATCTTTTGGGGGACCTTTGCAGCCTGCAGGGGCCTGGCCATCTTCTTTGCGACGGTCTTACGGCCTGGAACCATGATCGTTCTGAGCAACATAGGCAGCCTGGCCTCGTCTTTCTTTCTGGTGCTTTTTGATaagaattctctctgtctctggatcGCGACTTCTGTGTATGGAGCCTCAATGGCAACCACGTTTCCCAGCGGCATCTCTTGGATTGAGCAGTACACCACCTTAACTGGGAAATCTACAGCATTCTTTGTAATTGGTGGTACCCTGGGAGAAATGGCCATTCCTGCAGTCATCGGAATTCTTCAGGAACACTACCCGGATCTGCCAGTGGTTCTGTACATATGTCTGGGCTCAGCCATATTCACGGCTGTTCTATTTCCTGTGATGTATAAATTAGCCACCTTACATTTGTAACATGGACGAAAGGAAAACACCTCGGGGTCAGAACACTCTGCCTTTTAAATGTGACCCATCAAGAAGAGAACGAATGGGAAGGTGCAGAAGAGCACCATGAGATGTATTTTGAAGTAGATGAACAATGCAGGAAGCAGTCTGTATCAGTTGTCTAGAACCCAGCCTTGGTGTCCTCACCAATTACTCTCAGGACCGTTGCTTTGGGTTAACGGTGCTGTTCATGCTTCTGTGAAATGCTGtg
The sequence above is drawn from the Arvicanthis niloticus isolate mArvNil1 chromosome 20, mArvNil1.pat.X, whole genome shotgun sequence genome and encodes:
- the LOC117724702 gene encoding sodium-dependent glucose transporter 1C isoform X1, which translates into the protein MTVAILGPTFPDLARNVNRNVSSLSEIFVGRALGYFCGSVVGGVLFDCMNQFLLLGTSLLATTVGLYLVPFCKTATLLIAMMSVFGVSFGALDTGANVLILALWGDKGAPHMQALHFCFALGAFLAPLLAKLAWGTAASAQNHTESDFNSLVLNRSSKAASDSVFAVPDDMNLLWAYASIGTYVLVVSVFLFGLFCKKHSRQEKSAASAQGARRAKYHWALLCLLFLFFFFYVGAEVTYGSYVFSFATTHVGMEESEAAGLNSIFWGTFAACRGLAIFFATVLRPGTMIVLSNIGSLASSFFLVLFDKNSLCLWIATSVYGASMATTFPSGISWIEQYTTLTGKSTAFFVIGGTLGEMAIPAVIGILQEHYPDLPVVLYICLGSAIFTAVLFPVMYKLATLHL
- the LOC117724702 gene encoding sodium-dependent glucose transporter 1A isoform X2, whose product is MTVAILGPTFPDLARNVNRNVSSLSEIFVGRALGYFCGSVVGGVLFDCMNQFLLLGANVLILALWGDKGAPHMQALHFCFALGAFLAPLLAKLAWGTAASAQNHTESDFNSLVLNRSSKAASDSVFAVPDDMNLLWAYASIGTYVLVVSVFLFGLFCKKHSRQEKSAASAQGARRAKYHWALLCLLFLFFFFYVGAEVTYGSYVFSFATTHVGMEESEAAGLNSIFWGTFAACRGLAIFFATVLRPGTMIVLSNIGSLASSFFLVLFDKNSLCLWIATSVYGASMATTFPSGISWIEQYTTLTGKSTAFFVIGGTLGEMAIPAVIGILQEHYPDLPVVLYICLGSAIFTAVLFPVMYKLATLHL